The following proteins are encoded in a genomic region of Diabrotica virgifera virgifera chromosome 1, PGI_DIABVI_V3a:
- the LOC126879224 gene encoding protein obstructor-E-like produces MIKYLFVVFFVGVNAQFQCPQRTGFFPDLDQCDLYYVCSRGQYEQRLCPDGLVFDDKDPNFERCETPANVDCTDRPVLQQAKPSPGCPRQNGFYRHPKDCTKFHSCVDGKPKELNCPAGLVYDEEKSICIWAASSKREECLNPKKDALDDGFECPIQSVGNDGRKVPHPTYAHPSDCQKFYICRNGVDPQKGSCSPGTVYNEDTSRCDDPKNVEGCENYYSLSSGSAKSLGAPSGSQTGRKN; encoded by the exons GTGTGAACGCGCAATTTCAATGTCCACAACGAACTGGATTCTTTCCAGATTTAGACCAATGTGATCTTTATTACGTTTGCTCCAGAGGACAATATGAACAAAGGTTGTGTCCAGATGGATTGGTATTCGATGATAAAGATCCAAATTTTGAAAGATGTGAAACTCCTGCCAATGTAGATTGTACAGATCGACCAGTTTTAC aacaAGCTAAGCCAAGTCCGGGATGTCCGAGACAGAATGGATTTTACCGTCATCCCAAAGATTGTACAAAGTTTCACAGCTGCGTGGACGGTAAACCAAAGGAATTAAATTGTCCTGCAG GTCTTGTTTACGATGAAGAAAAAAGTATCTGCATTTGGGCAGCTAGCAGTAAACGGGAGGAATGTCTTAACCCCAAGAAAGACGCTCTTGATGACGGATTCGAGTGTCCAATACAGTCTGTAGGTAATGATGGAAGAAAAGTACCACATCCCACATACGCCCATCCCTCGGATTGCCAGAAATTTTATATTTGTAGGAATGGAGTTGATCCACAAAAAGGATCTTGTTCTCCTGGTACTGTTTATAATGAAGATACTTCAAGATGTGATGATCCAAAAAATGTTGAAGGATG tgaaaACTACTACTCCTTATCTAGTGGAAGCGCAAAATCCCTAGGAGCGCCTTCAGGGAGCCAAACGGGGAGAAAGAACTGA